ATCGAAATCCTCACTTGTTTAGGCGAATAACCTATATCTATTACATCCTGTTCGCTCCTACCAGCAACCAAGGCAGAGATTACACTTTCAAATCCTCCCCAACTGGAACCTAAAGCAAAAAAATTTAACCCATCTATAAACCTCCTTATCCCCTGCTTATCGGTATCCAGCTCAAAACTGAACGTACCACTGTATCCCCTCATCTGTGATTTACCCAACCGGTACTGGGGGAAACTAGACAGCCCAGGATAGTTTACTTTTAGCACTTTATCGTGATTCTCTAAAAACTTGGCTACAGCCAATGCATTGTCTTGGTGACACTTCATCCTTACTCCTAATGTTCTCAGTCCTCGCAAGAGCAGCCATGCCTCAAAGGGTGGTAAAAAATTGCCTAACCTTGGTATACTATCCATTATGTCTTGGCTGGAGACTATCACACCACCTATTATATCGCTGTGGCCGCTGAGATATTTTGATACTGAATGTACCACCACATCTATTCCTAATTCCAAAGGATTCTGGAAAACCGGGGTAGCCCATGTATTGTCTATTATTGTGTAGATCCCGTTTTGCTTTGCAATTTTTGCCACAGCCTTCAGATCCTGCAATTTCATAATAAGTGATGATGGACTTTCTAGATATATTATCTTTGTATTGGGTCTTATCGCCTGCTCAATTTCATCTATATCATCACCTTCTACTCTCGTAACCTGAACATCATATCTATTGAAATAAGTATTTAGAAATTCATTCACCCTACCATATACAGTTCTTACCGAAATAACATGAGCATCTTTTTCCAGAAACGCTGACAAAGCTGAAAAAATAGCAGAAACACCGGAAACAAAGCAACGTGCTGCTTGGCCTTTTTCCATCTTAGCTATTTTTTTCTCAACAATCTTATAATTTGGATTATCAATTCGGGTATACGCATACCTTGATGAATTTTGGTCTTCTAATGAATCAAAATCAGGAAACCTGAATAGAGAATTTTCATAGATGGGAGGCACAATAGCACCATTGTGCTTTTCATACTCCTCCCCATGATGAATAGCAATCTGTTGGACTCTTCTGAAATGACTTTCCATAATCTCATCCCTTTATATGATTTTTGGTCTCGATTATAGTAAAGATTAGAAGGATATGCAACGCAATATATTGACTCTTTGGTGTGTATTTTTGCAATAATAAATAACTTTAAATCAACGTTCCTCAACAAAATAAATTTTTTACCCTTCTCCTTGGACATGTATCAGAGATCTTTGTTTTCTTTACGAACGATATATTAAAAAAATACCAATTTATAAACCGGTGGTATAAAACTCCCAAAGCTATTTTGTATTATAATATTACTATAAATTATACTGCATTCTATATAGATATGTCAAATAACAAAACTTAAGGATATATCAATTAAATTCAATATGATATAAATGTAAAACTA
The sequence above is drawn from the Clostridia bacterium genome and encodes:
- a CDS encoding aminotransferase class I/II-fold pyridoxal phosphate-dependent enzyme, whose translation is MESHFRRVQQIAIHHGEEYEKHNGAIVPPIYENSLFRFPDFDSLEDQNSSRYAYTRIDNPNYKIVEKKIAKMEKGQAARCFVSGVSAIFSALSAFLEKDAHVISVRTVYGRVNEFLNTYFNRYDVQVTRVEGDDIDEIEQAIRPNTKIIYLESPSSLIMKLQDLKAVAKIAKQNGIYTIIDNTWATPVFQNPLELGIDVVVHSVSKYLSGHSDIIGGVIVSSQDIMDSIPRLGNFLPPFEAWLLLRGLRTLGVRMKCHQDNALAVAKFLENHDKVLKVNYPGLSSFPQYRLGKSQMRGYSGTFSFELDTDKQGIRRFIDGLNFFALGSSWGGFESVISALVAGRSEQDVIDIGYSPKQVRISIGLEDVDCLLEDLESALKLI